One segment of Agromyces albus DNA contains the following:
- a CDS encoding YbdD/YjiX family protein, whose product MAETLLQTLKRAPGAIAWYVQDLMGDNSYQRYLEHHRSNHGEEHQPLSERQFWRQRMDDQDRNPGARCC is encoded by the coding sequence ATGGCCGAGACGTTGCTCCAGACCCTGAAGCGCGCGCCCGGAGCCATCGCCTGGTACGTCCAAGACCTGATGGGCGACAATTCCTATCAGCGCTATCTTGAACACCACCGCTCGAATCACGGCGAGGAACACCAGCCGCTGAGCGAGCGACAGTTCTGGCGGCAGAGAATGGATGACCAGGACCGCAACCCGGGGGCGCGCTGCTGCTGA
- a CDS encoding heavy metal transporter, giving the protein MTDPDASRGGPPAEPRRGQGKPIRERVSSADQPSNRAEPLVRVGASQVSEAETVFTRSLMRTQGRLALACVLSFVVVVASVTFVISRVPELHDLSIGGVPLPWLIQAYGFYPIIIIYAAVFAVAAMRTERRFNALVEHE; this is encoded by the coding sequence ATGACCGATCCGGATGCCTCGCGCGGCGGCCCGCCCGCCGAACCTCGCCGCGGGCAGGGCAAGCCGATCCGTGAGCGGGTGAGCTCCGCCGACCAGCCCTCGAATCGAGCTGAGCCGTTGGTGCGGGTGGGCGCCTCACAGGTCAGCGAGGCGGAGACGGTGTTCACCCGCAGCCTCATGCGCACCCAAGGCCGCCTCGCGCTGGCGTGCGTGCTCTCGTTCGTCGTGGTCGTGGCATCCGTCACCTTCGTGATCAGCCGGGTACCCGAGCTGCACGACCTCTCGATCGGCGGCGTGCCGCTGCCCTGGTTGATCCAGGCCTACGGCTTCTACCCGATCATCATCATCTATGCCGCGGTCTTCGCGGTCGCCGCGATGCGCACGGAGCGCCGGTTCAACGCCCTCGTGGAGCACGAATGA
- a CDS encoding sodium/solute symporter, protein MNPILAVGAIALVLVVTSLIGVYGLRISRTTSDFFVASRTVRPIWNASAISGEYLSAGTFLGLSGLVLLSGSDAFWFPIGYAAGYLLVLMFVAAPLRRSGAYTIPDFIHARLDSIVARRITSALVLVIGWLYIVPQLHGAALAVNVVADIPPWVGAVVVAVVVSGSVAAGGMRSITFVQAFLFWLKLGALLVPVIFFVITLGGYEPRIDPELVFPAEHGPSGLDAYTTASLLLALLCGTIGLPHVLVRFYTSPTGSSARWTTVIVIAMISAFYMVSGTIGLVARATAPDLARPGIADTVALLLPSRLIPGIAGELLTALVIAGALAAFLGTSSGLVVSLSSVVSQDLFHGTVRSFRWAAVVCAAVPLGFALATVPQGLVTSVANVFVFAASALSPVIVLGIWWRPLTARGAIAGMLVGSVLCAAALIASSVFGPQAGPAAALLAQPGAWTIPAAALTTIAVSLLDRRTPLNTDRMLSRLHTPELPRASGSPGAS, encoded by the coding sequence ATGAACCCGATTCTCGCCGTGGGCGCGATCGCGCTCGTGCTCGTCGTCACGTCGCTCATCGGCGTCTACGGCCTGCGCATCTCCCGCACGACGAGCGACTTCTTCGTGGCGTCCCGCACGGTGCGTCCGATCTGGAACGCGTCCGCCATCAGCGGCGAGTACCTCTCGGCCGGCACCTTCCTCGGGCTGTCGGGGCTCGTGCTCCTCTCCGGCTCCGACGCGTTCTGGTTCCCCATCGGCTATGCCGCCGGATACCTGCTCGTGCTCATGTTCGTCGCCGCGCCCCTGCGGCGAAGCGGCGCCTACACGATCCCCGACTTCATCCACGCCCGCCTCGACTCCATCGTCGCCCGCCGGATCACGAGCGCCCTCGTGCTCGTCATCGGCTGGCTCTACATCGTGCCCCAGCTGCACGGGGCGGCACTCGCGGTCAACGTCGTCGCCGACATCCCGCCGTGGGTGGGCGCCGTCGTCGTCGCCGTCGTCGTCAGCGGCTCGGTCGCGGCGGGAGGCATGCGCTCCATCACCTTCGTGCAGGCGTTCCTGTTCTGGCTCAAACTCGGCGCACTCCTCGTGCCCGTCATCTTCTTCGTGATCACGCTCGGTGGGTACGAGCCGCGCATCGATCCCGAGCTCGTGTTCCCTGCCGAGCACGGTCCGAGCGGACTCGACGCCTACACGACGGCGTCGCTGCTGCTGGCCCTGCTCTGCGGCACAATCGGCCTGCCGCACGTCCTCGTGCGCTTCTACACGAGCCCGACCGGGAGCTCGGCGCGCTGGACGACCGTCATCGTCATCGCCATGATCAGCGCCTTCTACATGGTCTCGGGCACGATCGGCCTCGTCGCCCGGGCCACCGCACCCGACCTCGCCCGACCGGGCATCGCCGACACCGTGGCACTCCTGCTGCCCTCGCGCCTGATCCCGGGCATCGCGGGAGAGCTGCTCACCGCGCTCGTCATCGCCGGCGCCCTGGCAGCGTTCCTCGGCACATCGTCCGGACTCGTCGTGTCGCTGTCGAGTGTCGTCAGCCAGGACCTGTTCCACGGCACGGTCCGCTCCTTCCGATGGGCGGCCGTCGTGTGCGCCGCCGTGCCGCTGGGATTCGCGCTCGCAACGGTTCCCCAGGGCCTCGTGACCTCCGTCGCCAACGTCTTCGTCTTCGCCGCCTCGGCGCTCTCACCCGTCATCGTGCTCGGAATCTGGTGGCGCCCCCTGACGGCTCGAGGCGCGATCGCCGGGATGCTCGTCGGGTCTGTGCTCTGCGCGGCCGCGCTCATCGCATCATCGGTGTTCGGGCCGCAGGCCGGCCCCGCCGCGGCGTTGCTCGCGCAACCCGGAGCCTGGACGATCCCCGCCGCGGCGCTGACCACGATCGCCGTCTCACTGCTCGACCGCCGCACGCCCCTGAACACCGACCGGATGCTCAGTCGGTTGCACACCCCGGAACTTCCTCGTGCGAGCGGATCACCCGGCGCATCGTGA
- a CDS encoding LytR/AlgR family response regulator transcription factor yields the protein MTAADESGAGAGADAGTIDVLIADDERPVLDELEQLLRRDARIGGIWRASSGSEAVRLLAEHQVDAAFLDIHMPGLSGFDLARAMSRFTQPPAIVFVTADEAGAVEAFDFAAVDFILKPIRRERLHRAIGRIIAGRETPEQPETIPDESIPVRVGHITRVVHRNDVRWVQAEGDYSRLVTETGSHLIRESISDLELRWAEAGFIRVHRSYLVDRNAISTIRLTGTHPSVSVGQEEIPVSRRSIAAVREAILQPREGRA from the coding sequence ATGACAGCCGCAGACGAGTCAGGAGCCGGCGCCGGCGCCGACGCCGGGACGATCGACGTGCTCATCGCCGACGACGAGCGACCCGTGCTCGACGAGCTGGAACAGCTCTTGCGGCGAGATGCGCGCATCGGGGGGATCTGGCGGGCATCCTCCGGTTCCGAAGCGGTTCGCCTGCTCGCAGAGCACCAGGTCGACGCCGCGTTCCTCGACATCCACATGCCCGGGCTGTCTGGATTCGACCTCGCGCGCGCCATGTCCCGGTTCACCCAGCCGCCGGCGATCGTGTTCGTCACCGCAGACGAGGCCGGCGCCGTCGAGGCGTTCGACTTCGCCGCCGTCGACTTCATCCTCAAGCCGATCCGCCGCGAGCGGCTGCACCGCGCCATCGGGCGGATCATCGCCGGTCGTGAGACGCCCGAACAGCCAGAGACGATCCCCGACGAGAGCATCCCGGTCCGTGTCGGGCACATCACCCGCGTCGTCCATCGCAACGACGTTCGCTGGGTCCAGGCGGAGGGCGACTACTCGCGACTCGTCACCGAGACCGGCAGCCACCTGATCCGCGAGTCGATCTCCGACCTCGAGCTGCGCTGGGCAGAGGCTGGCTTCATCCGGGTCCATCGCTCGTACCTCGTCGACCGCAACGCCATCAGCACGATCAGGCTCACCGGCACGCACCCCTCGGTCAGCGTCGGCCAAGAGGAGATCCCGGTCAGCCGACGATCGATCGCCGCGGTTCGCGAGGCGATCCTGCAGCCTCGTGAGGGCCGAGCATGA
- a CDS encoding carbon starvation CstA family protein, translating into MTSELRRTTIEADSSDELQADPSLPPTAVPELELERESKWTWPKILLWAAVALLGGIAWVMIAIVRGETVNAIWFVFAAVCSYLIAYRFYSKVIQRFIARPDDRRATPAEVKADGKDYVPTDRRVLFGHHFAAIAGAGPLVGPVLAAQMGFLPGTIWIIVGVILAGAVQDYLVLFFSMRRGGRTIGQMARDELGKIGGTAAMVASLLIMLIIVAILALVVVNALGESPWGVFSVSMTIPIALFMGVYLRYLRPGKITEVSLIGFVLLIAAIVAGGWVAATPWGAEIFHLDRTTIAWGIIVYGFIAAVLPVWLLLAPRDYLSTFMKIGVIVMLAGAVVVVRPEITVPAFSEFAGGELGPVFSGPLFPFLFVTIACGALSGFHALIASGTTPKLIEKERQTRFIGYGGMLMESFVAIMALVAAISLDRGIYFAMNSSAAATGGTIEGAVAFVNGLGLMGVNLTPDMLSSAAAAVGEESIVSRTGGAPTLALGLAHIMQQFLGGAAMAGFWYHFAIMFEALFILTAVDAGTRVARFMLQDAIGNVFPKFKNTAWRPGVWISTAIMVAGWGYILILGVTDPLGGINTFFPLFGIANQLLAVIALAVVLAIVVKRGRSYFKWLWIIAVPLGFAAVVTITASMFKIFSPVPQVGYWANHVAFRDALAAGETSFGTATSVEAMEAVVRNTSVQGTLSIVFVTLAIIVLITSILATVKALRNGGGENHEDPPVASRRFAPSGLIATPAEKTIEREWAALPADRQPESVRH; encoded by the coding sequence ATGACGTCAGAGCTGCGGCGAACGACGATCGAAGCCGATTCGAGCGACGAGCTCCAAGCTGATCCGAGTCTTCCGCCAACGGCGGTGCCGGAGCTCGAGCTCGAGCGCGAGAGCAAGTGGACCTGGCCGAAGATTCTCCTGTGGGCGGCGGTCGCCCTGCTCGGCGGAATCGCGTGGGTGATGATCGCCATCGTTCGCGGCGAAACCGTGAACGCGATCTGGTTCGTCTTCGCGGCCGTCTGCAGCTACCTGATCGCGTACCGCTTCTACTCGAAGGTGATCCAGCGCTTCATCGCGCGACCCGACGACCGTCGCGCGACGCCCGCCGAGGTCAAGGCCGACGGCAAGGACTACGTCCCGACCGATCGTCGCGTGCTCTTCGGCCACCACTTCGCCGCGATCGCGGGCGCCGGGCCGCTCGTCGGTCCCGTGCTCGCCGCGCAGATGGGCTTCCTTCCCGGCACGATCTGGATCATCGTCGGCGTCATCCTCGCCGGGGCCGTGCAGGACTACCTCGTGCTCTTCTTCTCGATGCGCCGCGGCGGTCGCACGATCGGCCAGATGGCCCGCGACGAACTCGGAAAGATCGGCGGCACCGCCGCCATGGTCGCGTCGCTGCTGATCATGCTCATCATCGTCGCGATCCTCGCGCTCGTCGTCGTCAACGCCCTCGGCGAGAGCCCATGGGGCGTCTTCAGCGTCTCGATGACCATCCCGATCGCGCTCTTCATGGGCGTCTACCTGCGGTACCTCCGCCCGGGCAAGATCACCGAGGTGTCGCTCATCGGCTTCGTGCTGCTCATCGCTGCGATCGTCGCGGGAGGCTGGGTCGCCGCAACCCCGTGGGGCGCCGAGATCTTCCACCTCGACCGCACGACCATTGCCTGGGGCATCATCGTCTACGGCTTCATCGCCGCGGTGCTCCCCGTCTGGCTGCTGCTCGCCCCACGCGACTACCTGTCGACCTTCATGAAGATCGGCGTCATCGTGATGCTCGCCGGCGCCGTCGTCGTCGTGCGCCCCGAGATCACGGTGCCCGCGTTCAGCGAGTTCGCCGGCGGTGAGCTGGGCCCGGTGTTCTCCGGCCCGCTGTTCCCGTTCCTGTTCGTGACGATCGCGTGCGGCGCGCTCTCGGGATTCCATGCCCTGATCGCCTCGGGCACGACACCGAAGCTCATCGAGAAGGAGCGTCAGACGCGCTTCATCGGCTACGGCGGCATGCTCATGGAGTCGTTCGTGGCGATCATGGCGCTCGTCGCCGCGATCTCCCTCGATCGGGGCATCTACTTCGCCATGAACTCGTCGGCCGCCGCGACCGGCGGAACCATCGAGGGCGCGGTCGCGTTCGTCAACGGGCTCGGCCTCATGGGGGTGAACCTCACGCCCGACATGCTCTCCTCGGCGGCCGCGGCCGTCGGGGAGGAGTCGATCGTCTCCCGCACGGGCGGCGCACCGACGCTCGCACTCGGGCTCGCGCACATCATGCAGCAGTTCCTCGGCGGCGCTGCGATGGCAGGATTCTGGTACCACTTCGCGATCATGTTCGAGGCGCTCTTCATCCTCACGGCCGTCGACGCCGGCACGCGAGTCGCGCGCTTCATGCTGCAGGATGCGATCGGCAACGTGTTCCCGAAGTTCAAGAACACGGCCTGGCGACCGGGCGTCTGGATCTCGACCGCGATCATGGTCGCCGGTTGGGGCTACATCCTGATCCTCGGCGTGACCGATCCACTCGGGGGCATCAACACCTTCTTCCCCCTCTTCGGCATCGCGAACCAGCTGCTCGCCGTCATCGCGCTCGCCGTCGTGCTCGCGATCGTCGTCAAGCGCGGCAGGAGTTACTTCAAGTGGCTCTGGATCATCGCCGTGCCGCTGGGCTTCGCCGCGGTCGTGACGATCACCGCGTCGATGTTCAAGATCTTCTCGCCGGTGCCGCAAGTGGGCTACTGGGCCAACCACGTCGCGTTCCGCGATGCCTTGGCCGCGGGCGAGACCTCGTTCGGCACGGCGACGAGCGTCGAGGCGATGGAGGCGGTCGTTCGCAACACCTCGGTGCAGGGCACGCTCTCGATCGTGTTCGTCACCCTCGCGATCATCGTGCTCATCACGTCGATCCTCGCGACCGTCAAGGCGCTGCGGAACGGCGGGGGCGAGAACCACGAGGATCCGCCCGTGGCATCCCGCCGCTTCGCTCCGTCAGGACTGATCGCCACGCCGGCCGAGAAGACCATCGAGCGCGAATGGGCGGCACTGCCCGCCGACCGCCAGCCGGAGTCGGTGCGTCACTGA
- a CDS encoding multicopper oxidase family protein yields the protein MSSRRELFRRVVTGVAVTTALGAGTVAWSSTLLGEYSVMDMGSGQAGEGGHAGHAEGAADESDAVSVTSLQADPGRPADVRVELVARQDTVDVPGGRPIEGYTVNGTSPGPELRARQGDLVEVTFVNESVTDGATLHWHGIDVPNAADGVAGITQDAVPVGGRHVYRFEATDAGTYWYHSHQVSHEQVEGGLLGALVIEPASPTDAAADLEATALLHVYGGQHTLNGRVSDERVDASPGETVRVRVINTDQGTAAVWSAAPFRVLATDGHDVNEPTDVDGQRLLIPAGGRADVPVRAPQHGSVGLHVGGARVIHVGDPAASAPPAPQPSETLDLLAYGTPTPLSFDPASPDRSFDYVIARRFGIIDGRPGNFWTINGRMFPDVPMFHVSEGDVVAMRIVNDSGDVHPMHLHGHHVVVLSRDGVAASGSPWWVDSLDVHPGESYEIAFVADNPGIWSNHCHTLPHAVDGLVAHVMYEGVSTPFTINGAAGNQPE from the coding sequence ATGTCGTCAAGGCGTGAGCTCTTCCGCCGAGTGGTGACGGGCGTCGCGGTCACCACGGCGCTCGGCGCCGGCACCGTCGCCTGGAGTTCGACGCTCCTGGGCGAGTACTCGGTCATGGACATGGGCAGCGGGCAGGCCGGCGAGGGCGGGCACGCCGGGCACGCCGAGGGTGCGGCCGACGAGAGCGACGCCGTCAGCGTCACCTCGCTGCAGGCGGACCCCGGCCGGCCCGCCGACGTGCGGGTCGAACTCGTCGCTCGGCAGGACACCGTCGACGTGCCGGGCGGGCGCCCCATCGAGGGGTATACCGTCAACGGCACGTCACCGGGACCCGAATTGCGGGCGCGGCAGGGCGACCTCGTCGAGGTCACGTTCGTGAACGAGTCGGTGACCGACGGCGCGACGCTGCACTGGCACGGCATCGACGTGCCGAACGCGGCCGACGGCGTCGCGGGCATCACGCAAGACGCCGTTCCCGTCGGCGGCCGCCATGTCTACCGATTCGAGGCGACGGATGCCGGCACGTACTGGTACCACTCGCACCAGGTGTCGCACGAGCAGGTCGAGGGCGGGCTGCTCGGCGCGCTCGTGATCGAGCCGGCGTCGCCGACGGATGCCGCGGCCGACCTCGAGGCCACCGCCCTGCTCCACGTCTACGGCGGGCAGCACACGCTCAACGGCCGGGTCTCCGACGAACGCGTCGACGCGTCGCCGGGCGAGACCGTGCGGGTCCGCGTGATCAACACCGACCAGGGCACGGCCGCCGTGTGGTCGGCAGCGCCGTTCCGGGTGCTCGCCACCGACGGGCACGACGTGAACGAGCCGACCGACGTCGACGGGCAGCGGCTGCTCATCCCTGCCGGCGGGCGAGCGGATGTCCCGGTCCGGGCCCCGCAGCACGGCTCAGTGGGTCTCCACGTCGGCGGCGCCCGCGTCATCCACGTCGGCGACCCTGCGGCATCCGCACCGCCGGCTCCGCAGCCCTCGGAGACGCTCGACCTGCTCGCCTACGGCACGCCGACACCGCTGTCGTTCGACCCGGCGTCGCCCGACCGATCGTTCGACTACGTGATCGCGCGGCGCTTCGGGATCATCGACGGGCGTCCCGGCAACTTCTGGACGATCAACGGACGCATGTTCCCCGACGTGCCGATGTTCCACGTGAGCGAGGGCGACGTCGTCGCGATGCGCATCGTCAACGACTCGGGCGACGTGCACCCGATGCACCTGCACGGGCACCATGTCGTCGTGCTGTCACGCGACGGCGTCGCGGCATCCGGCAGCCCCTGGTGGGTCGACTCCCTCGACGTCCACCCGGGTGAGTCGTACGAGATCGCCTTCGTCGCCGACAACCCGGGCATCTGGAGCAACCACTGCCACACCCTCCCGCACGCGGTCGATGGCCTGGTCGCGCATGTCATGTACGAGGGCGTCTCGACGCCGTTCACCATCAACGGCGCCGCGGGCAACCAACCCGAGTGA
- a CDS encoding diacylglycerol/lipid kinase family protein yields the protein MTSEAPLRDSSGHEHRAALIYNPVKVELDDLKPIVEAIEQEVGWTPTLYLETTAEDPGAGQAEKALSAGVAVVIAAGGDGTVRVVAEVLRGSGVPLALLPSGTGNLLARNLDLTLDDPEHSLRSAFAGENRPIDMAVIDIRDGSGAVHRYSYLVMAGLGLDAKMLAHTDEELKAKAGWLAYVKAIGVALRDRNRLRMRFKLDGGGTRTLRAHTIMIGNCGSLPANILLLPEAAVDDGEFDIVVLRPEGFIGWVQITVKIFWENGVLRRMTAGRRLMGATKEVRALNYLKGKELVVSLSRPEQIQLDGDGVGEARAFRTWIDPRSLLVRIPAEE from the coding sequence ATGACGTCCGAGGCGCCCCTTCGCGATTCGAGTGGCCATGAGCATCGAGCCGCGCTGATCTACAACCCGGTGAAGGTCGAGCTCGACGACCTGAAGCCGATCGTCGAAGCCATCGAACAGGAAGTCGGCTGGACCCCCACGCTGTACTTGGAGACGACAGCGGAAGACCCGGGAGCCGGGCAGGCGGAGAAGGCACTCAGCGCCGGCGTGGCAGTCGTGATCGCCGCGGGCGGTGACGGCACGGTGCGCGTCGTCGCCGAGGTGCTCCGAGGTTCGGGGGTACCGCTTGCGCTCCTTCCCTCCGGAACCGGTAACCTGCTCGCGCGCAACCTCGACCTCACGCTCGACGACCCCGAGCATTCGCTGCGCAGCGCCTTCGCCGGGGAGAACCGCCCGATCGACATGGCCGTGATCGACATCCGCGATGGCAGCGGGGCGGTACACCGGTACTCATACCTCGTGATGGCCGGCCTCGGCTTGGACGCCAAGATGCTCGCCCACACCGACGAGGAGCTCAAGGCGAAAGCGGGGTGGCTCGCCTACGTGAAGGCGATCGGGGTCGCCCTTCGCGACCGCAACCGCTTGCGCATGCGCTTCAAGCTCGACGGCGGGGGCACTCGCACGCTGCGGGCCCACACCATCATGATCGGCAACTGCGGATCCCTGCCAGCGAACATTCTGCTGCTCCCAGAGGCGGCCGTCGACGACGGCGAGTTCGACATCGTCGTGCTGCGACCCGAGGGCTTCATCGGCTGGGTGCAGATCACGGTCAAGATCTTCTGGGAGAACGGGGTGCTCCGGCGCATGACTGCCGGACGCAGGCTCATGGGAGCGACGAAGGAGGTGCGGGCGCTGAACTACCTCAAGGGCAAGGAACTCGTCGTCTCCCTCAGCAGGCCGGAGCAGATCCAGCTCGACGGCGACGGGGTCGGCGAGGCACGGGCTTTCAGGACCTGGATCGATCCGAGGTCGCTGCTGGTTCGGATTCCCGCGGAGGAATGA
- a CDS encoding sensor histidine kinase produces MIDDVWALVLAGIGIGIALTVLFQLVWRLMRGARDLGSDAERATFRTLSLASRAAVHLRGGLDTGDLHRASRALRSLLASDAIAIANRQGIVSIDGRPSLSDAAWQVASSVIETGQRQLLTPTSDTRPAAVGAPVIANGRVVGVIVAFAPKVRPPLVRATTEVAKWCGAQIELGELETSRAALAEAELRALRAQISPHFVYNALGAIASYITTDPERARDLVLDFADFTRYSFRRQGEFTTLAEELKSVHSYVELERARFEERLSVTLQIAPETLATVIPFLSVQPLVENAVRHGLEPRERGGTIVIAARDDGTHTEITVDDDGVGMQPEELRALLTAGEATDHVGLRNVDSRIRRIYGDDHALVVETNPGAGTMVRMRIPKSQPFNETERPVNR; encoded by the coding sequence ATGATCGACGACGTGTGGGCCCTCGTCCTCGCCGGCATCGGCATCGGCATCGCGCTGACCGTCCTGTTCCAGCTCGTGTGGCGGCTGATGCGCGGTGCACGCGACCTCGGCAGCGATGCCGAGCGGGCGACCTTCCGCACCCTCTCGCTCGCATCGCGAGCCGCCGTGCACCTCCGCGGGGGTCTCGACACGGGCGACCTGCACCGCGCGTCGCGTGCGTTGCGTTCCCTCTTGGCCAGTGACGCGATCGCCATCGCGAACCGGCAGGGGATCGTCTCCATCGACGGGCGGCCGAGCCTCTCGGATGCCGCGTGGCAAGTGGCCTCCAGCGTGATCGAGACGGGCCAACGGCAACTGCTCACCCCGACCTCGGACACGCGACCCGCCGCAGTCGGAGCGCCCGTCATCGCCAACGGCAGAGTCGTCGGCGTGATCGTCGCGTTCGCCCCGAAGGTGCGCCCGCCACTCGTGCGGGCGACGACCGAGGTCGCGAAGTGGTGCGGGGCGCAGATCGAGCTCGGCGAGCTCGAGACCTCGCGCGCCGCCCTCGCCGAAGCGGAGTTGCGAGCCCTCCGCGCGCAGATCAGCCCTCACTTCGTCTACAACGCGTTGGGTGCCATCGCGTCGTACATCACGACCGACCCGGAGCGGGCGAGGGATCTCGTGCTGGACTTCGCCGACTTCACGCGGTACTCGTTCCGGCGGCAGGGTGAGTTCACGACGCTCGCCGAGGAGCTCAAGAGCGTCCATTCCTACGTCGAGCTCGAGCGGGCCCGCTTCGAGGAGCGCTTGAGCGTCACATTGCAGATCGCACCCGAGACGCTCGCGACCGTCATCCCGTTCCTCAGCGTGCAACCGCTCGTCGAGAATGCGGTGCGGCACGGGCTCGAGCCCCGCGAGCGTGGCGGCACCATCGTCATCGCCGCGCGCGACGACGGCACGCACACCGAGATCACGGTCGACGACGACGGGGTCGGCATGCAACCGGAAGAGCTGCGAGCACTGCTCACCGCCGGCGAGGCCACCGACCACGTCGGCTTGCGCAACGTCGACTCCCGCATCCGCCGCATCTACGGCGACGACCACGCGCTCGTCGTCGAGACGAACCCCGGGGCGGGCACGATGGTGCGCATGCGCATCCCCAAGTCGCAGCCGTTCAACGAGACGGAAAGGCCGGTCAATCGATGA
- a CDS encoding NUDIX hydrolase — translation MATPDFVLELRRHVGTRPLALAGVTAVILRGDEVLLGRRSDTSALTPITGIIDPGEEPADAARREALEEAGVRIRVDRLAWVHQIPRITYANGDEADYLDLTFRCTWLEGEPHPADGEMTEVGWHRLDELGEVEEEQRRRILTALDERGDARFEGGA, via the coding sequence ATGGCCACTCCCGACTTCGTGCTCGAACTGCGCCGCCATGTCGGCACTCGACCGCTCGCGCTCGCCGGAGTGACGGCGGTGATCCTCCGTGGTGACGAGGTGCTGCTCGGCCGGCGCTCCGACACGAGTGCGCTCACGCCGATCACGGGCATCATCGACCCGGGTGAGGAGCCGGCGGATGCCGCGCGCCGCGAGGCACTCGAGGAGGCGGGCGTGCGTATCCGCGTCGATCGCCTCGCGTGGGTGCACCAGATCCCGCGCATCACGTACGCGAACGGCGACGAGGCCGACTACCTCGACCTCACCTTCCGCTGCACGTGGCTCGAGGGCGAGCCGCATCCCGCCGACGGCGAGATGACCGAGGTCGGCTGGCACCGGCTCGACGAACTCGGCGAGGTGGAGGAGGAGCAGCGCCGGCGCATCCTCACCGCGCTCGACGAACGCGGTGACGCGCGGTTCGAGGGCGGCGCCTGA